The DNA sequence CTTCAGCTGGCCGTCGGCGCCCGGCGCGATGCCGGACAGCGCGACCACGTCGTGCAAGGTGCCCGTCTTCGCCACGACGATCCCGGCAGCACACCGGCTCGGCTTGGTGGTGTAGCGCCCGTTGCGTGCGGCGAGCGTCCCGGTCTTGCCGGCGACCGGTAGCGACGGTCCGAAGCCGCTGGCGCCGTAGTACATCGAGGCCAGTTCGGTGCGGGTCGGATCGGCGACCTGGCGCAGCAGGGCCGCCAGCGTGATAGCCGAGATCCGGTCGTACCGGGACACACCGCTGCCGTCGGCCGCGACCAGCCGGGAGGTCGAGATGCCGTGCTCGCGCAACGTCGCTGCCGCTGCTGCGGCACTGTTGGCCCAGGTCGGGACCAGCCCGCGGCCGACGGCGACCTGGCGGTAGAGGATCTCGGCGACGTCGTTCTGACTCACCGTGAGCATCAGCCGCACGGCCTGTTCGACGCTGTGGCCGTCCAGCGCGGCGAGGGACGCCGCGTCAGTGCTGGCGACGGTCCGGCCGGGCGACGTCCCCCCGGAGAAGCGCACGGTGACGCCCGCCGCCGCGGCCAGCTTGGTGAGCTGGGTGCCGAAGTACGTCGCAGCGCTGCGCCCCGGGTCGGCGCCGGTACGCAGGTCCCGGCTCAACGCGGACACCGGGGCCACGACGTACGGCACGTAGCCGCGCGACCAGCCGGGGCCGTTGCTGAAGGCCGGGAACAGCGAGTCGTCGAACGACAGAGTGAACGTCGAGTCGAGGCTCAGGGTTGAACCGGGATCGCGCTGTTTGGCCTCGGCCAGCTTGGCCACCAGGGCCGTGGTGGTGCGCTTGGCCAGCTCCGTCAGATCCGCCGAGGTCAGCAGCGGGTCGCCCCCGGCGCGCAGCACCACGGCGTCCGGGGTGGCGCCGGAGACCACCGTCGTGGCGAAGCGATGGTCCGGTCCGAGGACCGACAGGGCATTGAACGCGGTGACCAGCTTCATGTTCGACGCCGGCAGCTTCCCCTGCCGGGCCTGCCGACCGAAGATGATCCGCCCGGACTCGGCGTCCTCGACGCGGATGGCGAGGTTCTTGCCCAGGAAGCGTTGCAGGCTGCGGGCCACGCGGCGGTGCCCGATTGCCTTGCCCACCCGTCGTTCGGCCGCCACGGTGCTGACCAGGGGCAGCTCGCGCCGGGTGCTCGCTGCGGCCGTCGCCGCCAGCGTGAGCGGGGCCAGCCGCGCTGGCGCGGCTAGCGGTACTGCCGTCGCCGGGGGTGCTGCGACCGCCGCGCTCGCTCCCGTCGATGCGGTGAGCCCGAGCGCAGCAGTGACTACCAGGGAAGCCGAAACGACCAGGGACGTCGCCGGGACGCGGGGGGAGCGTGACACGCGGCACACCCTAAGCAGTCCAGGCGGGAGGAAAGCACCGTCGACCCGGTGCCGCAGCCCGAATGGCCGCGGCGGACCCGCTATGCGGACGAAAGCGACGTTCCGGACGCGCGAAATTGGATCGACGGAACCCGGCGCTGCATTCTGAACCCGCGTCGCGAGGCCGCTGCGCGGCGGCGCATCGTCCGTTCCTGTTCGTTGCGTAAGCCGTTCGCTGCCCGATCGCTTGTTGTCACTGCCGTTCGTTGCCATTGCCGTTCGTTGCCACTGCCGTTCGTTGCCACTGCCGCGAGGGCTGACTGGCGCCAGGCCCCGGTGTCGCAGGGTCTGCCGCCATCGCCCCCGCGTTACTCGGCCCCGTGTCGCGAGGAGACCTGCCCATGCGCCGTTCGCCGACCGAGCTTCAACGTCCCGAGCTGCCGTCCGCCGAGCCCCCGGTGGGCCGGCGGCGCTGGCTGGCCGCGGGCCTGGTGATCGCCCTGGTCGCCGGCGCCCTGGTCGGGACGACAGCGGTCACCGCGCCGCCGGCGCAGGCGGCGGGCGCTCGCGTGGTGACGGGGTGGCTGCCGTACTGGGCCAGTTCGTCGCAGGTCGCGCAGGTCATCGCCAACGCCGATCTGACCAGCGAGATCTCCCCGTTCTGGTACTCCACCCAGCTCAACGGCGCGACAGCGGCCTCCGGGACGACCGTCACCGAGAACCCGGTCGCGACCGGGCTGGACGCCACGTTGGCGCAGTTGAAGGCGACCGGCGTGAAGATCGTGCCGTCGGTGACCGACGGCACGCCGGCGCGGCAGATGGCGGCGGTGCTCGCCGACGACGGGCTGCGCGCTGCGCACGTGCAGCAGCTGGTGGACCTGGCAGTCGCCAAGGGGTACGACGGCATCGACCTGGACTACGAGAAGTTCGCGTTCAACGACGGCACTGCCACCTGGGCCAGCACGCGGCCGGCGTGGACGCGGTTCATTGCCGACCTCGCCACGGCGTTGCACGCCAAGGGCAAGATGCTGATCGCCACGGTCCCGCCGACCTACACGGCAACCACCGGGTACTGGGTGTACGACTACGCCGGCATGGTCGCGGCGGGTGTCGACCGGGTACGGGTGATGGCGTACGACTACTCGTTCAGCGCTCCGGGCCCGATCGCCCCGCTGAACTGGGTGACCAACGTGGTCGCCTACGCGGTCACCCAGATCCCGTCGTCGAAGCTCCAGATCGGTGCGCCGACCTATGGCTACGACTGGGTCCGGCGGGATACCACCGACCTGGACAAGGACGGCAACACCACCGAGCCGATGGTCAAGGGCACCTGCCCGACGAACCGGCCGTCGAGCTGGGACGACAAGCGCGGCATGACCTCCGCGCAGGTCCCTTCCTACCTGGCCTCGCACGGCCGCACGACCTCCCAGGCGACCTTCGACCCCACCTACCAGGAGTCGCGGGTGCGGTACGCCGATACCTACACCGGGACGACGGCCGCCGGCGCGGCGACCAGCTGCAAGGTGTATCGGGAGGTCTGGTACGCCGACGCCCGCTCGCTGGCTGCCCGGGCGGCCCTGGTCACGCAGTACAACCTGGCCGGCATCGCGCTATGGACGTTGCACGGCATGGACGCCGCGCAGTGGGGTGTGCTGCGCGGTGTGCAGGCGGACGCCTCGACGCGGGTCGCGGTGATCGCTGCCAGTGCCGACGTCAGCTACAGCCGCAAGGCGACCGTGGTGGCCTTCGCCACGGCGCTCGGTGACCCGCTGCCTAACCGCAAGGCGCTGCTGTACTGGTCGCCGGACGGGGTGAACTGGACCAAGGTGGTGACCGGGAGCACCGGGGCCGACGGTCGCGCGGTCTTCACCTACGCGCCCAAGCAGACCGGCTGGTGGCGGGTCAAGGTGGCCGGCGGTGTGGGCCACGGCCTCGGTGACACCGGCCGCGCCGCGGCGACCGTGGTGCGGGCCAAGGTGAGCGCGACGGTGAGTTCGCCCCGGCTGCAGGCCACCGCGGCGGCGATCGTGGTGCCGCGCGGCCGCCCGGTCACGATTGCGACCAAGGTCAAGCCCGGCAAGGCGCGCCAGCAAGTGCAGTTGAAGGTGCTGGCGGGCACGCGATGGGTGTTGCTCAAGAAGACGACGACGTCGGCTTCGGGCAAGGCGACCTTCGTGGTCAAGGGCGGCAAGGCCGGCCGTACGGCGACCTACCAGGTCGTGGCGAAGCGGACCGCGGTACGGCAGGCCGGCGCGAGCGCCAGCTTCACCGTCGTCGCGCGCTGATCGGCCGGTTCGCGCTCGAACGGGTCGTCGGTCGTCGGGTTTTCGACCGTCGGGTCACTGCCGGTCGGTCACTGCCGGTCGTGTCACTGCCGGTCAGTCACGCAGCTGGCCGGCAGGTCGAACCAGCGCAGGTGGTCGAAGTCGGCCGACAGTGATGCGGTCGGCCCGGGCGGGGGTGCTTCGGCCCGGCTGGCGAACAGCGTCCGGGCCGCCGCGAGCTGCGCTGCCAGGGCGGCCTCCGGCGCAGTGGGGTGCGGCGCGAGCTGCGTCGGTCCGTCGAAGCCGGCCGTGAGGTCACGCAGCCGCAGCGGCGGCTCGACCAGACCGAGGTGGTGGCGCCACAGGCCGGTCGCCGGCTCGAAGCGGTAGTCGGTGAGCAGCAGGTGGCCGTGCTCGGCCACCAGGGCGACGGCCTCGACGAGGTAGCAGAACACCGCCTCGGAGATGAAGTAGTTGAAGTTGATCCGGACCCAGCCGGGTTTGATCCCCTCGCAGCCGCCGGTGATCTCACGCTCGAACTCCCGGCTGCGTGCGATGTCGATGCCCAGCAGCCGGTGCCCGTACGGACCGGCGCACGAGCAGCCCCCGCGGGCCTGGATGCCGAAGACGTCGTTGAGGATGGCGACGACCAGATTGTGGTGGAGGTAGGAGCCACCCGGCCGGTGGACCACGAACGAGACGATCGAAAGCCGTTCGGCGGCAAGGTTTCCCAGGATCTCCAGGTTCGGTTCGGTCGACCACGCCTGGATCGCCCGGCGGACGTAGTCGGTTTCGTGCGCCCGGATCGTGGTTACCCCGACGGCGTCCTTCAAGGCGAACACCAGCCCGGCGCGGATCGAACCGACGATGTCCGGGGTGCCGCCTTCCTCGCGGCGTACCGGGTCGTCGAGGTAGACGTGCTCGTCGGGGTTGACGTAGGCGACCGTGCCGCCGCCGACCACGTGCGGCACGGAGTTGACCAGCAGTTCGCGGCGAACCACCAGGACCCCGGGAGTGCCCGGGCCGCCGACGAACTTGTGCGGCGACAGCACCACCGCGTCTTTGCGCACCGCTGGGTCACCGCCGGCGGGGTTCATGTCGATCTCGACGTACGGCGCCGCGGCGGCGAAGTCCCAGCAGGCCAGCGCACCGTGCTCGTGCAGGAGGGCCGACACGCGGTCGGTGTCGGTGACGATGCCGGTCACGTTGCTGGCGGCACTGAACGATCCGATCACCAGCGGCCGGTCGGCGTAACGGAGCAGCGCGCGCCGTAGCTGCTCGATGTCGACGTGGCC is a window from the Actinomycetota bacterium genome containing:
- a CDS encoding aminotransferase class V-fold PLP-dependent enzyme, whose amino-acid sequence is MPEHSSPSYDVPPRAAGLPEPPLLARVRDAVIGDDHVMVGPYGPRRVTYADYTASGRALTFVEDAIREHVLPLYANTHTESSGTGLQTTRLREDARQLIAEAVHGDASTCVIFTGSGTTGAIDTLVGILNLRLPADLDRKYALSQQIPAAQRPVVLIGPFEHHSNDLPWRESIADVVTIPEDADGHVDIEQLRRALLRYADRPLVIGSFSAASNVTGIVTDTDRVSALLHEHGALACWDFAAAAPYVEIDMNPAGGDPAVRKDAVVLSPHKFVGGPGTPGVLVVRRELLVNSVPHVVGGGTVAYVNPDEHVYLDDPVRREEGGTPDIVGSIRAGLVFALKDAVGVTTIRAHETDYVRRAIQAWSTEPNLEILGNLAAERLSIVSFVVHRPGGSYLHHNLVVAILNDVFGIQARGGCSCAGPYGHRLLGIDIARSREFEREITGGCEGIKPGWVRINFNYFISEAVFCYLVEAVALVAEHGHLLLTDYRFEPATGLWRHHLGLVEPPLRLRDLTAGFDGPTQLAPHPTAPEAALAAQLAAARTLFASRAEAPPPGPTASLSADFDHLRWFDLPASCVTDRQ